The following coding sequences are from one Aliarcobacter skirrowii CCUG 10374 window:
- the cmoB gene encoding tRNA 5-methoxyuridine(34)/uridine 5-oxyacetic acid(34) synthase CmoB — protein sequence MNIEELKKKKDECRAWKNVAPWYNQLQEASKIEKSNLAIDYGDWFSVGKKDDLSNEEYETIIKTAKALIPWRKGPFKIFDLEIDSEWQSNLKYNLIRPHFNLKDKVVADIGCNNGYYMFRMLEDKPKRLVGFDPSPLTLHQFEFINHFVKSNIVYEMLGVEHLEYYNHKFDFIFMLGVLYHRADPVGTLKALNKGLNSKGEIIIDTFMIDGEDEICLTPNQRYSKIPNIYFIPTIPALKNWLVRAGFENIEVLSTVVTTKDEQRATKWSFDESLEDFLDPNDSSKTVEGYPAPKRVYIKARKIL from the coding sequence GTGAATATTGAAGAGTTAAAAAAGAAAAAAGATGAGTGTAGAGCTTGGAAAAATGTAGCTCCTTGGTATAATCAACTACAAGAGGCTTCTAAAATTGAAAAAAGTAATTTAGCTATTGATTATGGTGATTGGTTTAGTGTTGGAAAAAAAGATGATTTAAGCAATGAAGAGTATGAAACTATTATTAAAACTGCAAAAGCTTTAATACCTTGGAGAAAAGGTCCATTTAAAATATTTGACCTTGAAATTGATAGTGAGTGGCAAAGTAATCTTAAATATAATCTAATAAGACCTCACTTTAATCTAAAAGATAAAGTAGTTGCAGATATTGGCTGCAACAATGGATACTATATGTTTAGAATGCTTGAAGATAAACCTAAAAGATTAGTAGGGTTTGATCCTTCACCTTTAACGCTTCATCAATTTGAGTTTATAAATCACTTTGTAAAATCCAATATTGTTTATGAGATGCTTGGAGTTGAGCATTTAGAGTACTATAATCATAAATTTGATTTTATCTTTATGTTAGGAGTTTTATATCATAGAGCTGATCCTGTTGGGACTTTAAAAGCACTAAACAAAGGATTAAATAGTAAAGGTGAGATTATAATTGATACTTTTATGATAGATGGAGAGGATGAGATATGTTTAACTCCAAATCAAAGATACTCAAAAATTCCAAATATATACTTTATTCCAACAATTCCAGCTTTAAAAAATTGGCTTGTTCGTGCTGGATTTGAAAATATTGAAGTATTATCAACAGTTGTTACAACAAAAGATGAACAAAGAGCTACGAAGTGGTCATTTGATGAGAGTTTAGAAGATTTTTTAGATCCAAATGATAGTAGTAAAACAGTTGAGGGTTATCCAGCTCCAAAAAGAGTATATATAAAAGCTAGAAAAATATTATAG
- a CDS encoding MBL fold metallo-hydrolase, translated as MQVKVHPMGDYATNCYIITINNKDIIIDPGVGATSWVKQNVKNPIAILNTHGHFDHIWSNQELKEFYNIKLYTPKDDEFMLTLNPYNLGMPPSYPDVLVNPDEELIIEDIKIKFHHFAGHTPGCSVIEINDTLFSGDFIFKGTIGRFDFPMSNKDDMKKSLQKISLWEKDFIIYPGHGDKTTLKNELNTIKQWERHI; from the coding sequence ATGCAGGTTAAAGTTCATCCTATGGGTGATTATGCTACAAATTGCTACATAATAACAATAAACAACAAAGATATCATAATAGACCCAGGTGTTGGTGCAACTTCATGGGTTAAACAAAATGTTAAAAATCCTATTGCAATACTTAATACTCATGGACATTTTGACCATATTTGGTCAAATCAAGAGCTAAAAGAGTTTTATAATATCAAACTTTATACTCCTAAAGATGATGAATTTATGTTAACTTTAAACCCTTATAATCTTGGAATGCCACCTTCATATCCTGATGTTTTGGTAAATCCTGATGAGGAACTAATAATTGAAGATATAAAAATAAAGTTTCACCATTTTGCTGGTCACACTCCTGGATGTAGTGTTATTGAGATAAATGATACTTTATTTAGTGGGGATTTTATATTCAAAGGTACTATTGGAAGATTTGATTTTCCAATGTCAAATAAAGATGATATGAAAAAATCTCTTCAAAAAATCTCTTTATGGGAAAAAGATTTTATAATATACCCAGGACATGGAGATAAAACAACTTTAAAAAATGAGTTAAACACTATAAAACAGTGGGAAAGACATATATGA
- a CDS encoding monovalent cation/H+ antiporter subunit D, translating to MIHTPILPVIIPLIAGFSLLLIKRFGLKTQEIFSLISVFIIILVSIFAFTKTLSNDIFVYSLGNWKAPFGIVLVLDQFSILMVLVTSLLAFGALWYAISEGIDKKGAHFHPLFQLQLFGLNGAFLTGDLFNLFVFFEILLLASYSLLLHAKGEGRVKAGLHYVVINLVGSTLFLFAVGTLYGILGTLNIADLSQKVAQLSPENVSVVASAGLLLLIVFGLKAAMFPLYFWLPNAYGKTSAPVAALFAIMTKVGIYSIIRVHGTIFGQNANELAFYYTPWVLYIGLITLVLATFGVLSSKELKTQISYLVLLSVSTILIAIGINSKEALSGAIFYMIHSTFVAGGFFLIADVILKARNSTSLRPKMPIFKNAILIGSIFFIFAIAIAGLPPFSGFFGKIMILKSSINHTQTALILTTVLLSSLLVIVSLARSGTNIFYDTRANEEESNYKLSKSTLSSILYLFSFTIILVLFANNITQITENIASNLVDTNSYISTVLNPNGEL from the coding sequence ATGATTCATACTCCTATTTTACCTGTAATTATTCCTTTAATTGCTGGATTTTCACTACTTTTAATTAAAAGATTTGGACTTAAAACTCAAGAGATTTTCTCTTTAATATCTGTTTTTATAATAATTTTAGTCTCAATTTTTGCATTTACAAAAACTTTATCAAATGATATTTTTGTATATAGTTTAGGAAATTGGAAAGCTCCATTTGGAATTGTTTTAGTGCTTGATCAATTCTCAATTTTAATGGTACTTGTAACTTCTCTTTTAGCTTTTGGAGCACTTTGGTATGCAATTAGTGAAGGTATTGATAAAAAAGGTGCTCACTTTCATCCACTTTTTCAATTGCAACTTTTTGGATTAAATGGTGCTTTTTTAACAGGAGATCTATTTAATCTTTTTGTTTTCTTTGAAATTTTACTTCTTGCTAGTTATAGCCTACTTCTTCATGCAAAAGGTGAAGGGAGAGTAAAAGCTGGACTTCATTATGTTGTAATCAATCTTGTTGGTTCAACTCTCTTTTTATTTGCAGTTGGAACTTTATATGGAATATTAGGAACTTTAAATATTGCTGATTTATCTCAAAAAGTAGCTCAATTAAGTCCTGAAAATGTTAGTGTTGTAGCATCTGCTGGACTTCTACTTTTGATTGTTTTTGGATTAAAAGCTGCTATGTTCCCTCTATATTTTTGGCTACCAAATGCATATGGAAAAACAAGCGCTCCAGTTGCTGCTTTATTTGCTATTATGACAAAAGTTGGAATTTATTCAATCATAAGAGTTCATGGAACTATTTTTGGGCAAAATGCAAATGAATTAGCATTTTACTACACTCCTTGGGTTTTATATATCGGACTTATAACTTTAGTTTTAGCAACTTTTGGAGTTTTAAGTTCAAAAGAGCTTAAAACTCAAATATCTTATTTAGTTTTATTATCTGTTAGTACTATTTTAATAGCTATTGGAATAAATTCAAAAGAGGCATTAAGTGGAGCAATTTTTTATATGATTCACTCAACTTTTGTTGCAGGTGGATTTTTCTTAATTGCTGATGTTATTTTAAAAGCAAGAAATAGCACATCTTTAAGACCTAAAATGCCTATTTTTAAAAATGCAATACTAATAGGAAGTATATTTTTTATATTTGCTATTGCCATAGCTGGACTTCCACCTTTTAGTGGCTTTTTTGGGAAAATCATGATTCTAAAATCTTCAATAAATCATACACAAACAGCTTTAATATTAACTACTGTTTTATTAAGTAGTCTATTGGTTATTGTATCTTTAGCAAGAAGTGGAACAAATATATTTTATGATACAAGAGCAAATGAAGAAGAGTCAAATTATAAATTATCAAAATCAACTCTATCATCTATTCTTTATCTATTTTCATTTACTATTATTTTGGTACTTTTTGCAAATAATATTACACAAATAACAGAAAATATAGCTTCAAATTTAGTTGATACAAATAGTTATATATCGACTGTTTTAAATCCAAATGGGGAGCTTTAA
- a CDS encoding Na+/H+ antiporter subunit E — protein sequence MKDTNSFLPHPILSFMLVIIWLLLNNTVAAGHIVLGIVLAILIPWFTSSFWQRMVYIGSFFTLFKFVIIVAYDIIVANITVARQVMDSNDKLKPKFFNLPLDIKHPLAISTLASTISLTPGTVSCDLSEDKTYLIIHGLVIDDENETIKEIKQRYEAPLMEVFKEC from the coding sequence ATGAAAGATACAAATAGTTTTTTGCCTCATCCAATTTTATCTTTTATGCTTGTTATTATTTGGTTACTACTAAATAATACAGTAGCTGCTGGACATATTGTTTTGGGAATTGTATTAGCAATTTTAATACCTTGGTTTACATCAAGTTTTTGGCAAAGAATGGTTTATATAGGCTCTTTTTTTACTCTTTTTAAATTTGTGATTATTGTAGCTTATGATATTATAGTTGCTAATATAACTGTTGCTAGACAAGTTATGGATTCAAATGATAAATTAAAACCTAAGTTTTTTAATCTCCCTTTAGATATTAAACACCCTTTAGCAATTAGTACACTTGCAAGTACAATCTCTTTAACTCCAGGAACTGTTAGCTGTGATTTAAGTGAAGATAAAACCTATTTAATCATTCACGGACTTGTAATAGATGATGAGAATGAGACTATAAAAGAGATTAAACAAAGATATGAAGCACCACTTATGGAGGTATTTAAAGAATGTTAG
- a CDS encoding M20/M25/M40 family metallo-hydrolase, whose translation MSTVLEIFKEITKIPRCSGVHKEFITYMQDLSKKLNYLCLVDEKNNILCKKQNSSANIVLQSHYDIVCLEKNTIPQIIEDDTTLKASCSTLGADNGIGCSYMIALMYENYDLEFLFTSDEEIGLIGANDLNLPINAKYMLNLDSEEEGEICIGCAGGVDIKAIFEDKKIVSNEQNLDLYEISISNLAGGHSGVDIDKNIPNAIKLLIDSIKQSNAKILDINGGERINSIAANAKAIVASKKEPIKTDENMKIEKIDTKSEHLVVYSDKLVDFLYKFENGVRSFNSELNVVQDSINLALISTNIDSITVEFSARSMSNDGLKNLKDSTKKALEESKFKVETYGKYPAWSPDINDFTNTVLDVYKKFNNKALLRAIHAGLECAIFKEKYPNLKIASIGPTIKYPHSKREFVYKDSIENLFKILKEIIKSIK comes from the coding sequence ATGTCAACAGTTTTAGAAATATTTAAAGAGATTACAAAAATTCCAAGATGCTCAGGAGTGCATAAAGAGTTTATAACTTATATGCAAGATTTATCTAAAAAGCTAAATTATTTATGTTTAGTTGATGAAAAAAATAATATTTTATGTAAAAAACAGAATAGTAGTGCAAATATAGTTTTACAATCACACTATGATATTGTATGTTTAGAAAAAAACACAATTCCACAAATTATTGAAGATGATACAACTTTAAAAGCATCTTGTTCAACTTTGGGAGCTGATAATGGAATAGGGTGCTCATATATGATAGCTTTAATGTATGAAAACTATGATTTAGAGTTTTTATTTACAAGTGATGAAGAGATTGGACTTATTGGTGCAAATGATTTAAATCTTCCTATAAATGCAAAATATATGCTAAATCTTGATAGTGAAGAAGAGGGTGAAATATGTATTGGATGTGCTGGAGGAGTTGATATAAAAGCTATTTTTGAAGATAAAAAGATAGTTTCAAATGAGCAAAATTTGGACCTTTATGAGATATCAATTTCAAACTTAGCAGGTGGTCATAGTGGAGTTGATATAGATAAAAATATTCCAAATGCTATTAAACTTTTAATTGATTCAATTAAACAAAGCAATGCAAAAATTTTAGATATAAATGGTGGTGAGAGAATCAACTCAATTGCAGCAAATGCTAAAGCAATTGTTGCATCAAAAAAAGAGCCAATTAAAACAGATGAAAATATGAAAATAGAGAAAATTGATACAAAAAGTGAACATTTAGTTGTTTATAGCGATAAATTAGTAGATTTTTTATATAAGTTTGAAAATGGAGTAAGATCTTTTAATAGTGAGTTAAATGTTGTTCAAGACTCTATAAATTTAGCTTTAATATCTACAAATATTGACTCGATTACAGTTGAGTTTAGTGCAAGATCAATGAGTAATGATGGATTAAAAAACTTAAAAGATAGTACAAAAAAAGCTTTAGAAGAGTCAAAGTTTAAAGTAGAGACTTATGGAAAATATCCAGCTTGGAGTCCTGATATAAATGATTTTACAAACACAGTTTTAGATGTTTATAAAAAATTTAACAACAAAGCATTATTAAGAGCAATTCATGCTGGTTTAGAGTGTGCAATATTTAAAGAAAAATATCCAAACTTAAAAATTGCATCTATTGGACCAACAATAAAATATCCTCACTCAAAAAGAGAGTTTGTATATAAAGATTCTATAGAGAATCTATTTAAAATTTTAAAAGAGATTATAAAGAGTATAAAGTGA
- a CDS encoding ferritin-like domain-containing protein has product MFFYQELEAILDTSNVEEKINRFNIFYKEFLENRVKFDNSHIAKDLKEPSYSSFLKIVKPTSLPPIKNFKDINGKKYLVHTILHIEYSAIDLAIDAALRFKNLPISYYKDWLEVADDEIRHFIMLEKLLKELGGYYGEFEVHKNLFEAMQKTPDFLSRMACVPRYLEANGLDQNPKIMEKLNSNKDSFNTKLIEALKVILKEEVDHVKKGDIWFKYECERLNLDPKTTYLEAIERVFPGSTKRKMDINFAMRKEAGFSCDELKFLSKKDDCK; this is encoded by the coding sequence ATGTTTTTTTACCAAGAGTTAGAGGCTATATTAGATACTTCAAATGTTGAAGAGAAGATTAATAGATTTAATATTTTTTACAAAGAATTTTTAGAAAATAGAGTAAAGTTTGATAATAGTCATATTGCAAAAGATTTAAAAGAGCCTTCATATAGCTCTTTTTTAAAAATAGTAAAACCAACATCACTTCCACCTATTAAAAACTTTAAAGATATAAATGGCAAAAAATATTTAGTTCATACAATTTTACATATTGAGTATAGTGCTATTGATTTAGCAATAGATGCAGCTCTTAGATTTAAAAATTTACCAATAAGCTATTATAAAGATTGGTTAGAAGTTGCAGATGATGAGATTAGGCACTTTATAATGCTTGAAAAGTTATTAAAAGAGCTAGGTGGTTATTATGGAGAGTTTGAAGTTCATAAAAATCTATTTGAAGCTATGCAAAAAACTCCAGATTTTTTAAGTAGAATGGCTTGTGTTCCAAGATATTTAGAAGCAAATGGATTAGATCAAAATCCAAAAATTATGGAGAAGTTAAATTCAAATAAAGATAGCTTTAATACAAAACTAATAGAGGCTTTAAAAGTTATTTTAAAAGAGGAAGTAGATCATGTTAAAAAAGGTGATATTTGGTTTAAATATGAGTGTGAAAGATTAAATTTAGATCCAAAAACTACATACTTAGAAGCTATAGAGAGAGTTTTTCCAGGTAGTACAAAAAGAAAGATGGATATAAATTTTGCTATGAGAAAAGAGGCAGGATTCTCTTGTGATGAGTTAAAATTTTTATCTAAAAAGGATGATTGTAAATAG
- a CDS encoding K+/H+ antiporter subunit F: MLELVIQIAFVMIAISIILNIYRLVAGPSVADRILSLDTIYVNAIALLIILSIYLNNNLYFEAALLIAVMGFVGTVALSKYLLRGDIMD; this comes from the coding sequence ATGTTAGAGTTAGTAATACAAATAGCCTTTGTAATGATTGCTATTTCAATTATTTTAAATATTTATAGATTAGTTGCAGGTCCTAGTGTTGCAGATAGAATTTTATCTTTAGATACAATTTATGTAAATGCTATTGCTTTACTTATAATTTTAAGTATCTATCTTAATAACAATCTATATTTTGAGGCTGCTTTATTAATTGCTGTTATGGGATTTGTTGGAACTGTTGCACTTAGTAAATATTTACTTCGTGGCGATATTATGGATTAA
- a CDS encoding GGDEF domain-containing protein, producing the protein MTDDRIKALLLLNHTVLNSNNKKLFESFFEYLKNHYNVDAMKVLIRKRTIANMVFDNSQDSSWLFYTKKVRINGEYEIIFGLIFNNQDSLKNAKSESINIDLVLNNLSNIIYIKHLEKDLNNSVIIDKLTGCYNRAYLNNIVKPIFSLANRENKKIAFLKIGIDHFKAVLDEFDYNIGDKVIKKLASLLKKSVRESDFVIRMSNDAFLVVLQNIADEENALFVANKIINKFKDEKVVVNETTGQVLMKTICVGISFFPKDGKDIATIVKKADIAVREAKNSGRSRAFIFSEEETSKIELF; encoded by the coding sequence ATGACAGATGATAGAATAAAAGCTCTTTTATTACTAAATCATACTGTTTTAAATAGTAACAATAAAAAACTATTTGAATCTTTTTTTGAATATTTAAAAAATCACTATAATGTTGATGCAATGAAGGTTTTAATTAGAAAAAGAACCATAGCAAATATGGTTTTTGATAATTCACAAGACTCTTCTTGGCTTTTTTATACAAAAAAAGTAAGGATAAATGGTGAATATGAGATTATATTTGGATTAATTTTCAATAATCAAGATAGCCTAAAAAATGCAAAATCTGAATCAATAAATATTGATTTAGTTTTAAATAATTTATCAAATATTATTTATATAAAACATTTAGAAAAAGATTTAAATAACTCAGTGATTATAGACAAATTAACAGGTTGCTATAATAGAGCCTATTTAAATAATATAGTTAAACCTATATTTAGTCTTGCAAATAGAGAGAATAAAAAAATAGCTTTTTTAAAAATTGGAATTGACCACTTCAAGGCTGTTTTAGATGAGTTTGATTATAACATAGGAGATAAAGTTATAAAAAAACTAGCAAGTTTACTTAAAAAAAGCGTAAGAGAGTCTGATTTTGTAATAAGAATGTCAAATGATGCTTTTTTGGTAGTTCTTCAAAATATTGCAGATGAAGAGAATGCTTTATTTGTTGCAAATAAAATTATAAATAAATTTAAAGATGAAAAAGTTGTTGTAAATGAGACAACAGGTCAAGTTTTAATGAAAACAATATGCGTAGGAATCTCTTTTTTCCCAAAAGATGGTAAAGATATAGCAACTATCGTTAAAAAAGCAGATATTGCTGTAAGAGAGGCTAAAAATAGTGGAAGAAGTAGAGCTTTTATATTTAGCGAAGAAGAGACATCTAAAATAGAGCTTTTTTAA
- a CDS encoding Na+/H+ antiporter subunit G: MLEIIVSILILTGAIFNLIGSIGLVKLPDFFTRLHAPTKATTLGVGSILLASFIYFNFKIDILSLHEILITMFLFITAPIGAHLMAKSAIFIKKNEDKIKKV; the protein is encoded by the coding sequence ATGTTGGAAATTATTGTATCAATACTTATATTAACTGGAGCCATTTTTAATCTTATTGGTTCTATTGGACTTGTAAAACTACCTGATTTTTTCACAAGACTTCATGCACCAACAAAGGCTACAACTTTAGGAGTTGGGTCTATTTTATTAGCATCTTTTATATATTTTAACTTTAAAATAGATATTCTTAGTCTTCATGAGATTTTAATAACTATGTTTTTATTTATAACAGCACCAATAGGTGCTCACTTAATGGCAAAATCAGCTATTTTTATAAAGAAAAATGAAGATAAAATAAAAAAAGTTTAG